In a single window of the Bacillus rossius redtenbacheri isolate Brsri chromosome 8, Brsri_v3, whole genome shotgun sequence genome:
- the LOC134535545 gene encoding cuticle protein 7-like has product MKLLIVLFGAVALALAETSYSTFELPYKGFAYSSTAQTPYVYPYAAPYTPYTPYTYPYRYPVVPGTQYHAQDILGRATYGHSDPFQTEVAVQDAAGNKVGSYSYISPEGKVISTRYVADAAGFRVASNALPVGPSVPVVPEVIPPSPVVDTPEVVAARNAHLAEVEAVRSRSRRDVSDKTPASTSELKDLPYGGVLPYGGVLPYSSVLPYSGVLPYQYPAGIVPSYQYPAGIVPSYLPTYPYTYKL; this is encoded by the exons ATGAAGCTGCTG ATTGTCCTGTTTGGTGCTGTGGCGCTCGCCTTGGCCGAGACCAGCTACTCGACCTTCGAGCTGCCGTACAAGGGCTTCGCGTACTCGTCCACCGCACAGACGCCGTACGTCTACCCCTACGCGGCCCCCTACACCCCGTACACCCCGTACACGTACCCCTACCGTTACCCGGTCGTGCCCGGCACCCAGTACCACGCCCAGGACATCCTGGGACGCGCCACCTACGGACACTCCGACCCCTTCCAGACTGAAGTCGCAGTGCAG GATGCGGCCGGCAACAAGGTGGGCAGCTACAGCTACATCAGCCCCGAGGGCAAGGTGATCAGCACCCGCTACGTCGCGGACGCCGCCGGCTTCCGCGTGGCCAGCAACGCCTTGCCCGTGGGCCCCAGCGTCCCGGTGGTGCCCGAGGTGATCCCCCCCTCCCCGGTCGTGGACACCCCCGAGGTGGTGGCCGCCCGCAACGCGCACCTGGCCGAGGTCGAGGCCGTGCGGTCCCGCTCCCGGAGGGACGTGTCCGACAAGACCCCCGCCAGCACCAGCGAGCTCAAGGACCTGCCCTATGGCGGAGTGCTGCCCTACGGCGGAGTGCTGCCCTACAGCAGCGTGCTGCCCTACAGCGGAGTGCTGCCCTACCAGTACCCCGCCGGCATCGTGCCCTCCTACCAGTACCCCGCCGGCATCGTGCCCTCCTACCTGCCCACCTACCCCTACACCTACAAGCTCTGA